From the genome of Triticum aestivum cultivar Chinese Spring chromosome 3B, IWGSC CS RefSeq v2.1, whole genome shotgun sequence, one region includes:
- the LOC123069127 gene encoding glutathione S-transferase 1: MSPVKVFGHPMLTNVARVLLFLEEVGAEYELVPMDFVAGEHKRPQHVQLNPFAKMPGFQDGDLVLFESRAIAKYILRKYGGTAGLDLLGENSGIEELAMVDVWTEVEAQQYYPAISPVVFECIIIPFIIPGGGAAPNQTVVDESLERLRGVLGIYEARLEKSRYLAGDSISFADLNHIPFTFYFMTTPYAKVFDDYPKVKAWWEMLMARPAVQRVCKHMPTEFKLGAQY; the protein is encoded by the exons ATGTCTCCGGTGAAGGTGTTCGGGCACCCGATGTTGACAAACGTCGCACGGGTGCTGCTCTtcctggaggaggtcggcgccGAGTACGAGCTCGTGCCCATGGACTTCGTCGCCGGCGAGCACAAGAGGCCCCAACACGTCCAGCTAAAC CCGTTTGCGAAGATGCCTGGGTTCCAAGATGGCGATCTCGTCCTGTTCG AGTCGCGCGCCATCGCCAAGTACATCCTCCGCAAGTACGGGGGGACAGCCGGCCTGGACCTCCTCGGAGAAAACAGCGGAATCGAAGAATTAGCAATGGTGGACGTGTGGACGGAGGTGGAGGCCCAGCAGTACTACCCGGCCATCTCGCCCGTGGTGTTCGAGTGCATCATCATCCCCTTCATCATCCCTGGCGGTGGCGCGGCGCCGAACCAGACCGTCGTGGACGAGAGCCTGGAGCGGCTGAGGGGTGTGCTGGGGATCTACGAAGCCCGGCTGGAGAAGAGCAGGTACTTGGCCGGGGACTCCATCAGCTTCGCCGATCTGAACCACATCCCGTTCACCTTCTACTTCATGACCACCCCGTACGCCAAGGTGTTTGATGACTACCCCAAGGTGAAGGCCTGGTGGGAGATGCTCATGGCGAGGCCAGCGGTGCAGAGGGTCTGCAAGCATATGCCTACCGAGTTTAAGCTAGGTGCGCAGTACTAG